The proteins below are encoded in one region of Acidobacteriota bacterium:
- a CDS encoding TonB-dependent receptor, with protein sequence MRSRPVIAIMVALFCAWFGAAPAHAQVTTATVYGLVTDNTDAALPGAAVTLTNEATGGVLHTTSNDRGEFTLTFVPVGRYTLTVTLAGFGDYEQQGLVLAAGQVTRLSARLGVSGVTETVSVTADAALINRANAQQQGVVSAEQLRELPLANRDWSRTVALNPGVALAGNGGVAINGLPPAAVSLTIDGTNGSSDPELPSVGAYQGFNTINGVSTEAIEQISVTKGIASAEYGGTMAGNINIITRGGSNAWRGSLFWNHQRDDLNASNPFVATTPKTRFNQGGGSFGGPIRRNTLFFFVNYERVRSDREGVVQGDVPTPEFRAQAIAAQPSYRALMDLYPQPNQPYAAGATNGRYISLRPFMRNDDHMTARIDYQMSSSNRLNGRYSQGNPERIDARVVEANSRVWSGTNRSGTLAFTHAASAWVSETRLGINQVSIERTDQAFYTGVPDGRVSGMNLSDGEYFTKVGDSLSIDQVVATTRGRHSMKVGFNMLRQESGRDNLETPIYSYSSVADFLANIPSSARFTFGLAEFKIRASQYGGFVQDDIRLGAKLVLNVGLRYDYFTVPDERDGRLFNRDDPFGTGAIRPADSVYTSDRNNVSPRVGFAYTIDDRTVVRGGVGVFVNPHPLFGGPVELVLNGIDQQFRVTLSRAEAQARGIAYPMSNEEASPLVQGSSALWGNPSIASDFPNPYSTQWTATVERSFGSLYAVDASYVGNRAENMNTVSIINRADRLTGVRPHAGFAEFRFYEATNTSRYHALQVQARRRFSNRVGFGVGYTLGRAMSYGGSDLLLESEPQETGDLAAEYGPSNFDVRHRLIASFLYETPSIGSGALVRGLSGGWQISGVFAALSGGASNVRDSANSYSNQRPDRVDGQDLVLDDWRDTLQYLNRAAFARVPVITASGAQARPGTLSRNAVRGPASYNLDLGVSRNFHFGGNYRFQIRLDAFNALNTRNYGGLETRVENSRFGRLTSVSTRTMQVGARFTF encoded by the coding sequence ATGAGAAGCAGACCGGTGATTGCGATCATGGTGGCGCTGTTCTGCGCGTGGTTCGGCGCAGCGCCCGCGCACGCACAAGTCACCACGGCCACGGTCTACGGGCTGGTGACCGACAATACCGATGCGGCACTGCCTGGTGCCGCCGTGACGTTGACCAACGAGGCGACAGGCGGCGTGCTGCACACCACCTCGAACGACCGTGGTGAGTTCACGCTCACGTTCGTCCCGGTGGGGAGGTACACGCTGACGGTGACGCTTGCCGGGTTCGGCGACTACGAGCAGCAGGGGCTCGTGCTCGCCGCCGGGCAGGTGACGCGGCTCTCCGCTCGTCTCGGCGTGTCCGGCGTCACCGAGACGGTCAGCGTGACGGCCGACGCGGCACTCATCAACCGTGCCAACGCGCAGCAGCAGGGCGTCGTGTCCGCGGAGCAGTTGCGTGAGCTGCCCCTGGCCAATCGGGACTGGTCGCGCACCGTGGCGCTCAACCCGGGCGTCGCGCTGGCCGGCAACGGTGGCGTGGCGATCAACGGGCTGCCGCCGGCGGCGGTGAGCCTGACGATCGACGGCACCAACGGGTCGAGCGATCCGGAACTGCCGTCTGTCGGCGCGTATCAGGGCTTCAACACGATCAACGGCGTGAGCACGGAAGCCATCGAGCAGATCTCGGTCACCAAGGGCATCGCCTCGGCCGAGTACGGCGGTACGATGGCGGGCAACATCAACATCATCACGCGAGGTGGGTCCAACGCCTGGCGCGGCAGCCTGTTCTGGAACCATCAGCGCGACGATCTCAACGCATCGAACCCGTTCGTCGCGACGACGCCGAAGACGCGATTCAATCAGGGCGGCGGCTCGTTCGGCGGCCCCATCCGCCGCAACACGCTGTTCTTCTTCGTCAACTACGAGCGCGTCAGGTCCGACCGCGAGGGCGTCGTCCAGGGCGACGTGCCGACGCCCGAGTTTCGGGCGCAGGCGATCGCGGCGCAGCCGTCGTATCGCGCGCTCATGGATCTCTACCCGCAGCCCAACCAGCCGTACGCGGCCGGCGCCACCAACGGCCGCTACATCTCGCTGCGGCCGTTCATGCGCAACGACGACCACATGACCGCGCGCATCGACTACCAGATGTCCTCGTCGAACCGCCTCAACGGTCGCTACTCGCAGGGCAACCCGGAGCGCATCGATGCGCGCGTCGTGGAGGCCAACTCGCGCGTCTGGTCGGGCACGAACCGGTCCGGGACGCTGGCGTTCACGCATGCCGCGTCAGCCTGGGTGTCCGAGACGCGGCTCGGGATCAATCAGGTGAGCATCGAACGCACCGATCAGGCGTTCTACACGGGAGTGCCAGACGGCAGGGTATCCGGGATGAATCTGTCGGATGGCGAGTACTTCACCAAGGTCGGCGATTCGCTCAGCATCGACCAGGTCGTGGCCACCACGCGCGGCCGCCACTCGATGAAGGTTGGCTTCAACATGCTGCGCCAGGAATCGGGTCGAGACAATCTGGAGACGCCGATCTACTCCTACAGTTCGGTCGCGGACTTCCTGGCGAACATCCCGAGCTCGGCGCGCTTCACCTTCGGTCTGGCCGAGTTCAAGATTCGCGCCTCGCAGTACGGCGGCTTCGTGCAGGACGACATCAGGCTCGGCGCGAAGCTGGTGCTCAACGTCGGCCTGCGCTATGACTACTTCACGGTGCCCGATGAGCGCGACGGCCGGTTGTTCAATCGCGACGATCCGTTCGGTACCGGGGCCATCCGGCCCGCCGACAGCGTCTACACGAGCGACCGCAACAACGTCTCGCCACGCGTCGGGTTTGCGTACACGATCGACGACCGTACTGTCGTCCGCGGCGGCGTGGGCGTGTTCGTCAATCCGCATCCGCTGTTCGGCGGCCCTGTCGAACTGGTGCTGAACGGGATCGACCAGCAGTTCCGCGTCACGTTGAGTCGTGCCGAGGCTCAGGCGCGCGGCATCGCGTACCCGATGAGCAACGAAGAGGCGTCGCCGCTCGTGCAGGGTTCGTCGGCGCTGTGGGGCAACCCGTCGATCGCCAGCGACTTCCCGAATCCCTACAGCACGCAGTGGACCGCGACCGTCGAGCGTTCGTTCGGATCGCTCTACGCGGTTGACGCGAGCTACGTCGGCAACCGGGCGGAGAACATGAACACGGTGTCGATCATCAATCGCGCCGATCGCCTGACCGGTGTGCGTCCCCATGCGGGCTTCGCGGAGTTCAGGTTCTACGAGGCCACCAACACCAGCCGGTATCACGCGCTGCAGGTACAGGCCCGTCGCCGATTCTCGAACCGTGTCGGCTTCGGTGTGGGCTACACGCTCGGCCGCGCGATGAGCTACGGCGGCAGCGACCTGCTGCTGGAGAGCGAACCACAGGAAACGGGTGATCTGGCAGCGGAGTACGGCCCGTCGAACTTCGACGTCCGCCATCGCCTGATCGCCAGCTTCCTCTACGAGACGCCGTCGATCGGCAGCGGAGCGCTGGTGCGTGGACTCTCGGGCGGGTGGCAGATCTCTGGCGTCTTCGCCGCCCTGAGCGGCGGCGCCTCCAACGTGCGCGATTCGGCCAACTCCTACTCGAACCAGCGTCCGGATCGCGTCGATGGCCAGGATCTGGTGCTCGACGACTGGCGCGATACGCTGCAGTACCTGAATCGCGCGGCGTTCGCACGCGTGCCGGTCATCACCGCGAGTGGCGCGCAGGCGCGGCCGGGGACGTTGTCGCGCAACGCCGTGCGCGGGCCGGCAAGCTACAACCTCGATCTCGGCGTCAGCCGCAACTTCCATTTCGGGGGAAACTATCGGTTCCAGATCCGGCTCGATGCCTTCAACGCACTGAACACGCGCAACTACGGCGGGCTCGAGACGCGCGTCGAGAACTCGCGCTTCGGCCGGCTCACGTCGGTCAGCACGCGCACGATGCAGGTGGGTGCGCGCTTCACGTTCTGA
- a CDS encoding iron-containing alcohol dehydrogenase, which produces MHVVSCVQPRRLIVGSGALDACAPHLIDEGAARVTIISGPRTSALAAPLVDTLQARGVETRLWNEIGGEPTVSTFERALHDARAFRADTVVGIGGGSPLDVAKLVAGMLDDPRHVSAIFGSGTLARRRVRLALIPTTAGTGSEVSPNAILLDDVRQLKLAVISPHLVPDATFIDPLLACGLPPDITAATGIDALTHCIEAYANRHAHPMVDEWALAGVRLIATHLERASHDGLDLAAREALALGSLYGGLCLGPVNTAAVHALAYPLGGLFRVGHGLANALMLPHVLRCNLDAAPARYASIAVALGAASADAARSDPHGAGAAGFDALDALARACRLPAGLGTIGIPRDAIPQLTESALTVRRLLDNNPRNLTREEIVGIYERAFG; this is translated from the coding sequence ATGCACGTCGTCTCGTGCGTCCAGCCGCGCAGACTCATCGTCGGCAGCGGGGCCCTGGACGCGTGCGCGCCGCATCTCATCGACGAGGGGGCGGCGCGCGTGACCATCATCAGTGGTCCACGGACAAGTGCGCTCGCGGCGCCTCTGGTCGACACCCTGCAGGCGAGGGGTGTCGAGACGCGGCTCTGGAACGAGATCGGTGGTGAACCGACGGTCTCGACGTTCGAACGCGCGCTGCACGACGCGCGCGCGTTCCGCGCCGACACGGTGGTGGGCATCGGCGGCGGCAGTCCGCTCGACGTGGCGAAACTCGTCGCCGGGATGCTCGACGATCCTCGCCACGTCTCGGCGATCTTCGGCTCCGGTACGCTCGCCCGGCGACGCGTGCGTCTGGCGCTGATCCCCACGACGGCCGGAACGGGCAGCGAGGTGTCGCCCAACGCCATCCTCCTCGACGACGTGCGTCAACTGAAGCTGGCGGTGATCAGCCCGCACCTGGTGCCTGATGCCACGTTCATCGATCCGCTGCTGGCGTGCGGGCTGCCGCCGGACATCACGGCAGCGACAGGGATCGATGCGTTGACCCACTGTATCGAGGCGTATGCCAACAGGCACGCGCATCCGATGGTGGACGAGTGGGCACTGGCCGGCGTACGCCTGATTGCCACGCACCTCGAGCGCGCGAGCCACGACGGTCTGGATCTGGCGGCGCGCGAGGCGTTGGCGCTGGGCAGCCTGTACGGTGGCCTGTGTCTCGGCCCGGTCAACACCGCCGCCGTGCACGCGCTCGCGTATCCGCTCGGCGGTCTGTTTCGCGTGGGGCACGGTCTGGCCAATGCCCTGATGCTGCCGCACGTGTTGCGCTGCAATCTGGACGCGGCGCCGGCGCGCTACGCGTCAATCGCCGTTGCGCTGGGCGCCGCATCGGCCGACGCCGCGCGCTCCGACCCCCATGGCGCCGGCGCGGCAGGGTTCGACGCGCTCGACGCACTCGCGCGGGCCTGCCGGCTACCGGCTGGTCTCGGCACTATCGGGATCCCACGCGACGCGATCCCGCAACTCACCGAGTCGGCGCTCACGGTCCGTCGGCTTCTCGACAACAATCCGCGCAACCTCACGCGCGAAGAAATTGTGGGAATCTACGAGCGCGCATTCGGCTGA
- a CDS encoding SUMF1/EgtB/PvdO family nonheme iron enzyme — protein sequence MRSRVVLTLFAAGIAATAIVRGQRAVDDQHITNSVGMALVRIAPGSFLMGESNPIPDALKLKDLEYLPNGDWDETPVRRVTISQPFHIGVTEVTLEQYRQFDPDYVPPAPGTLENGQDAPATPFVTGINWHEATAFCEWLSKKEGKSYRLPTEAEWEYATRAGTTTTFWSGAQPPSDDAPNAWGVRNVHGGVAEWVRDWYAAYPAQDETDPVGPASGWARVIRGGGLDLLAPYYARSANRASYGPDFPPPAQRVATAALKATAGVGAPSSTSASTDGARPKLYAAFTRDRLNHQGQHAIGFRVVLASSPRTTPRVVELPFFQQAVKQDATLASRGPSSRTPYFRKRHLLPIPPENTPIAELGHHRIAGLHPAMLRHQHSPALTVAPNGDVIAIYYTSSSETRPDIALIATRLRFGADAWDMPSFFLDFADANDHAPMLTTDNGTLRFYWGSNQLDSGFPFQTIASTDSGATWSVPQFPVFTSWLGGHSAQPITNAFRGPDNTMYVGSDAVNAESVLWASSDEGRTWVDPGGRTNGRHTAFAVLKDGRLLGMGGKNSNIDGFMPRSISRDGGRTWQYSKTPFPALASNQRPTLVRLASGRLFFAGDLQDNAGARPAGVTLPRGAYVALSDDEGETWTIKRLVGAEAHETPARAARLGGPTLGYAVAAQSQNGLIHLITSMNRQALHFALNEAWILAPADGVTDADVATQPALPAVGRTETHDERFADGRSARATWSSAELADGTYVLHGEETWTYRNGGTQWSATYDRGRKVGLERYRSEDGTVQWTLDHRRDGTSVWTQFWPNGTKRSESTWRDMQAIGVATTWDATGRQTGRAQF from the coding sequence ATGCGCTCGCGCGTTGTCCTGACCTTGTTCGCGGCAGGTATCGCGGCTACGGCTATCGTCCGCGGCCAGCGTGCCGTCGACGACCAACACATCACCAATTCGGTTGGCATGGCGCTCGTCAGGATTGCGCCGGGCTCGTTCCTCATGGGCGAGTCGAACCCGATTCCCGACGCACTGAAGCTGAAGGATCTGGAGTACCTGCCCAACGGCGACTGGGACGAGACACCGGTCCGTCGCGTCACCATCAGCCAGCCGTTCCACATCGGCGTCACCGAAGTGACGCTGGAGCAATACCGGCAATTCGATCCCGACTACGTCCCTCCGGCTCCAGGCACGCTCGAGAATGGGCAGGACGCGCCGGCGACACCCTTTGTCACGGGGATCAACTGGCACGAGGCCACGGCGTTCTGCGAGTGGCTCAGCAAGAAGGAAGGCAAATCCTACCGACTCCCCACTGAAGCCGAGTGGGAATACGCCACGCGCGCCGGCACCACCACGACGTTCTGGAGCGGCGCGCAGCCGCCGTCAGACGATGCGCCGAATGCGTGGGGCGTCCGGAACGTCCACGGCGGCGTCGCCGAATGGGTGCGCGACTGGTACGCCGCCTATCCGGCGCAGGACGAGACCGATCCCGTCGGTCCGGCGAGCGGCTGGGCCCGCGTGATTCGTGGCGGGGGGCTCGATCTGCTCGCGCCCTACTACGCACGTTCCGCCAATCGCGCGTCCTATGGCCCGGACTTTCCGCCGCCGGCCCAGCGAGTGGCGACCGCCGCACTGAAGGCCACGGCCGGTGTGGGCGCGCCGTCATCGACGTCAGCGTCGACCGACGGCGCGCGTCCGAAGCTGTACGCAGCCTTCACCCGCGACAGGCTCAATCACCAGGGACAGCACGCGATCGGATTCCGCGTCGTGCTCGCGTCGTCGCCTCGAACAACGCCGCGCGTCGTCGAGTTGCCCTTCTTCCAGCAGGCCGTGAAGCAGGACGCCACGCTCGCATCGCGGGGGCCGTCCTCCCGCACGCCGTACTTCCGCAAGCGTCATCTCCTCCCGATCCCGCCGGAGAACACGCCCATCGCTGAACTCGGGCACCACCGCATCGCGGGACTCCACCCCGCGATGCTCCGGCACCAGCACAGTCCTGCGCTGACTGTCGCGCCAAACGGCGACGTCATCGCGATCTACTACACATCGTCGTCGGAGACGCGGCCCGACATCGCGCTCATCGCCACGCGCCTGCGCTTCGGTGCTGACGCTTGGGACATGCCGAGCTTCTTCCTCGACTTCGCCGATGCCAACGACCACGCGCCGATGCTGACGACAGACAACGGCACGTTGCGCTTCTACTGGGGCTCGAATCAGCTCGACTCCGGCTTCCCGTTCCAGACGATCGCGTCCACGGATTCGGGTGCCACGTGGAGCGTGCCGCAGTTCCCGGTGTTCACGTCCTGGCTCGGCGGCCACTCGGCGCAGCCGATCACGAACGCCTTCCGCGGACCCGACAACACGATGTACGTCGGCAGCGACGCCGTGAACGCGGAGTCGGTGCTGTGGGCAAGCAGCGACGAAGGCAGGACGTGGGTCGACCCGGGCGGCCGCACCAATGGACGGCACACGGCCTTCGCGGTGCTGAAGGACGGACGGCTGCTCGGCATGGGCGGCAAGAATTCGAACATCGATGGCTTCATGCCCAGGTCGATCAGCCGTGACGGGGGGCGGACCTGGCAGTACAGCAAGACGCCGTTCCCGGCGCTTGCCAGCAACCAGCGTCCGACGCTGGTGCGACTCGCGAGCGGCAGGCTGTTCTTCGCGGGGGATCTCCAGGACAACGCCGGCGCGCGGCCGGCCGGCGTCACGTTGCCGCGCGGCGCCTACGTTGCGCTCTCGGATGACGAGGGCGAGACGTGGACGATCAAGCGCCTCGTCGGCGCCGAAGCCCATGAGACGCCTGCGCGCGCCGCGCGTCTCGGCGGACCGACGCTCGGCTACGCCGTTGCGGCCCAGTCACAGAACGGACTCATCCACCTCATCACGTCGATGAACAGGCAGGCGCTGCACTTCGCGCTGAACGAAGCGTGGATTCTCGCCCCCGCCGACGGCGTGACCGATGCCGACGTGGCGACGCAGCCGGCCCTGCCGGCGGTGGGCCGGACCGAGACCCACGACGAGCGGTTCGCAGACGGGCGGAGCGCACGTGCGACGTGGAGTTCGGCCGAACTGGCCGACGGCACGTACGTGCTGCACGGCGAGGAGACGTGGACGTACCGCAACGGCGGAACGCAATGGAGCGCGACGTACGACAGGGGCCGCAAGGTCGGCCTGGAGCGCTATCGGAGCGAGGACGGCACGGTGCAGTGGACGCTCGATCACCGGCGCGACGGGACGAGCGTATGGACGCAGTTCTGGCCGAACGGGACGAAGCGAAGCGAATCGACGTGGCGCGACATGCAGGCGATCGGCGTGGCCACGACGTGGGATGCGACAGGCAGGCAAACGGGCCGCGCGCAGTTCTAG
- a CDS encoding peptidyl-prolyl cis-trans isomerase, with protein MTETDLRTEARQRLAVDKLLTSEVEPNAVVTDADIADFYKKNPQFFMQPEAVRASHILLKADTPDAKAAAKTKAGDLLKQIKGGADFAALAKEHSNDGSAQAGGDLGFFPRGQMVKPFEDAAFALKPGEVSPVVETEFGYHIIKGAEHRDARTVPLAEVSDRIAQALRQQKQQELMQSFVQSLKTKGKVEILM; from the coding sequence ATGACCGAAACCGATCTGCGCACCGAGGCGCGGCAGCGGCTCGCGGTCGACAAACTGCTCACGAGTGAAGTCGAGCCCAACGCCGTCGTCACCGACGCCGATATCGCGGACTTCTACAAGAAGAACCCGCAGTTCTTCATGCAGCCCGAGGCCGTGCGCGCCAGCCACATCCTGCTCAAGGCCGACACGCCTGACGCCAAGGCGGCAGCGAAGACAAAAGCCGGCGATCTGCTGAAGCAGATCAAGGGCGGCGCAGACTTCGCGGCCCTCGCCAAGGAGCACTCCAACGACGGCAGTGCGCAAGCCGGCGGCGACCTCGGCTTCTTCCCGCGCGGCCAGATGGTGAAGCCGTTCGAAGACGCCGCGTTCGCGCTCAAGCCAGGCGAAGTGAGCCCCGTCGTGGAGACCGAGTTCGGCTACCACATCATCAAGGGCGCCGAGCACCGCGATGCGCGGACCGTACCGCTCGCCGAAGTGAGCGACCGGATCGCGCAGGCCCTCCGCCAGCAGAAGCAGCAGGAGCTGATGCAGTCCTTCGTCCAGTCGCTCAAGACCAAGGGCAAGGTCGAGATCCTGATGTGA
- the pdxA gene encoding 4-hydroxythreonine-4-phosphate dehydrogenase PdxA codes for MNVRSAQPPTIAITLGDPAGIGPEVILKALASPEVAPLARWTIVGDRGVVESTGAALASPVDRLIGGDGESVRIHHVEALNGHAVVSGRMHASGGAAAVAYVREATEQCLRGMADAMVTAPISKEAVALGGSHFSGHTEYIAELCGVHDSRMMLHNARLSVVHVTTHVALRSAVDASVSRVLGTIVLAHDAMRRLGLEHPRMAVCGMNPHASEHGLFGSEEDDTIRPAMAAARAQGIACEGPFPPDTIFIDAWRGRWDVVIAMYHDQGHIPMKLLDFAHTVNVTLGIPIVRTSVDHGTAFDIAGRNLADPTSMMAALRLAARMAQRRTKGTSPS; via the coding sequence ATGAACGTTCGTAGTGCACAGCCACCGACCATCGCCATCACGCTCGGCGACCCCGCGGGGATCGGACCGGAAGTCATCCTGAAGGCGCTCGCCAGCCCGGAGGTCGCGCCGCTCGCGCGCTGGACGATCGTTGGCGATCGCGGAGTCGTCGAGAGCACGGGTGCCGCACTCGCCAGTCCCGTCGACAGGCTGATCGGCGGTGACGGCGAGTCCGTGCGCATCCATCACGTCGAGGCGCTGAACGGCCATGCGGTCGTCAGCGGCCGGATGCATGCGTCCGGCGGCGCCGCCGCCGTCGCGTATGTCAGGGAGGCGACCGAGCAGTGTCTGCGCGGCATGGCGGATGCGATGGTCACCGCGCCGATCAGCAAGGAAGCCGTTGCGCTCGGGGGCTCGCATTTCTCCGGCCACACCGAATACATCGCCGAACTCTGCGGCGTGCACGACTCGCGCATGATGCTTCACAACGCGCGCCTGTCGGTCGTCCACGTCACCACGCACGTCGCGCTCCGCAGCGCGGTCGATGCCAGCGTGTCGCGCGTCCTCGGGACCATCGTGCTCGCGCACGACGCCATGAGGCGCCTCGGCCTCGAGCACCCGCGGATGGCCGTGTGCGGCATGAACCCGCATGCCAGCGAACACGGCCTGTTCGGCAGCGAGGAAGACGACACGATTCGTCCCGCGATGGCCGCCGCGCGCGCGCAAGGGATCGCGTGCGAGGGGCCGTTTCCACCGGACACGATCTTCATCGACGCGTGGCGCGGCCGTTGGGATGTGGTGATCGCGATGTATCACGATCAAGGTCACATCCCGATGAAGCTTCTCGATTTCGCACACACGGTCAACGTGACGCTCGGCATCCCGATCGTCAGGACGTCAGTGGATCACGGGACCGCCTTCGATATCGCGGGTCGCAATCTCGCGGACCCCACGAGCATGATGGCGGCATTGCGGCTGGCGGCGCGGATGGCACAGCGGCGCACGAAAGGGACGTCACCATCATGA
- a CDS encoding PBP1A family penicillin-binding protein, whose protein sequence is MTVTRRPRRRARRGRWLKLAAAVLLGPLLVMAGVFVWLYRSVAEDVDARLSGLHDRVAPRVYARPFVLRVGQALTIGELDDRLDDIGYTRKSRAAQPGEFDVRATDVRLIPHGGTAEGRAVQVTIALDKTGKAGQVSKLEIEGTGSVAQLELEAPLLTAVAPGGRGRQRQVPIAQLPSAIVQAVLAIEDRRFYTHPGVDVIRTIGAVITNVRGEKPYLEGGSTLTQQLVKNSFLTPDKTYTRKVREQMMSLVLERRLAKERILELYLNDVYLGQRGSFAVHGMAEGAHLFFGKDVSNLTLAECATLAGIIQSPAAYSPTRHPARASERRNVVLRAMVEAGYITHAAADAAIAEPLHTAAGSVDAEAPYFVDYVTQLVGEQVAMRASATRIAVHTTLDLHLQRVAQDVVTTGVADIEARFAKRGVKRGPLQAALVAVDPRSGDILAMVGGRSYQRSQYNRATTAKRQPGSTFKPFVYLAAFDLAAREGRHDLTPATVLSDEPATFLVNGEEWSPRNYDGEFGGVITARRALALSRNLATIQMAELTGHQHIASLWRSIKPGFTARPYPSIALGVFEATPLDMAEAYTLFPNLGEVRPLRAVARIDVDNGTASLPEMGRPRQVTQPAPAFLVTSMMRSVLNEGTGASARAAGFALDAAGKSGTTNDLRDAWFIGFTPELLTVVWVGLDDNTPVGLSGSQAALPIWTAFMKRALAGHRNQPFAVPSGVTFAEIDKDTGGRAGPFCEKVFNEAFLEGTEPNALCYVHMGVPGGTLTNMPSLPQFPPPQQIALPPVPE, encoded by the coding sequence GTGACCGTCACCCGCCGGCCGCGGCGTCGCGCTCGCCGTGGCCGCTGGCTCAAGCTCGCCGCCGCGGTGCTCCTCGGTCCGCTGCTGGTGATGGCCGGCGTGTTCGTGTGGCTCTATCGCAGCGTGGCCGAAGACGTCGATGCGCGCCTCTCCGGACTCCACGACCGCGTCGCCCCGAGGGTCTATGCCAGGCCCTTCGTGCTGCGCGTGGGTCAGGCACTCACCATCGGCGAACTCGACGACAGGCTCGACGACATCGGTTACACGCGCAAGTCGCGAGCGGCGCAACCCGGCGAGTTCGACGTCCGCGCGACCGACGTCAGGCTGATTCCGCACGGGGGCACGGCGGAAGGCCGCGCCGTGCAGGTGACAATCGCCCTCGACAAGACCGGCAAGGCCGGCCAGGTCTCGAAGCTGGAGATCGAGGGCACGGGTTCGGTCGCGCAGTTGGAGCTCGAAGCGCCGCTGCTCACGGCCGTGGCTCCGGGCGGACGCGGACGTCAACGCCAGGTGCCGATCGCGCAGCTGCCGAGCGCCATCGTGCAGGCCGTGCTGGCGATCGAGGATCGGCGTTTCTACACGCATCCCGGCGTCGACGTCATCCGCACGATCGGCGCGGTCATCACGAACGTGCGCGGCGAGAAGCCGTATCTCGAGGGCGGCAGCACGCTGACGCAGCAGCTCGTCAAGAACTCGTTCCTCACGCCAGACAAGACGTACACGCGCAAGGTGCGCGAGCAGATGATGTCGCTGGTACTCGAACGGCGCCTCGCCAAGGAGCGCATCCTCGAGTTGTACTTGAACGACGTGTATCTCGGCCAGCGTGGGTCGTTCGCCGTGCACGGCATGGCGGAAGGCGCGCACCTGTTCTTCGGCAAGGACGTGAGCAACCTCACGCTCGCCGAGTGCGCCACGCTGGCGGGCATCATCCAGTCGCCGGCCGCCTACTCCCCCACCCGCCATCCGGCCCGCGCGAGCGAACGGCGCAACGTGGTACTGCGCGCGATGGTGGAGGCCGGATACATCACGCATGCCGCGGCCGACGCGGCGATCGCCGAGCCCCTGCACACGGCGGCCGGCAGCGTCGACGCCGAAGCGCCGTACTTCGTGGACTACGTCACGCAACTGGTGGGCGAGCAGGTCGCCATGCGCGCCTCGGCCACGCGTATCGCCGTGCACACCACGCTCGACCTGCACCTGCAGCGCGTGGCCCAGGACGTCGTGACCACCGGTGTTGCCGACATCGAGGCGCGGTTCGCCAAACGCGGCGTGAAACGCGGCCCGCTCCAGGCGGCACTCGTGGCTGTCGATCCCCGCTCGGGCGACATCCTCGCGATGGTCGGCGGCCGGTCGTACCAGCGCTCGCAGTACAACAGGGCGACGACGGCGAAACGACAGCCGGGTTCGACCTTCAAGCCGTTCGTGTACCTGGCGGCGTTCGACCTCGCGGCACGGGAAGGCCGGCACGATCTCACGCCGGCCACGGTGCTGTCCGACGAGCCAGCCACGTTCCTGGTGAACGGCGAGGAGTGGTCGCCCCGGAACTACGACGGCGAGTTCGGCGGCGTGATCACCGCTCGGCGCGCGCTCGCACTGTCGCGCAACCTCGCGACCATCCAGATGGCCGAACTGACGGGTCATCAGCACATCGCGTCCCTCTGGCGCAGCATCAAGCCGGGATTCACCGCGAGGCCTTATCCGTCGATCGCCCTCGGCGTCTTCGAAGCCACGCCGCTCGACATGGCGGAGGCGTACACGCTGTTCCCGAATCTCGGTGAGGTCAGGCCGCTCCGCGCCGTCGCCCGGATCGACGTGGACAACGGGACCGCATCGTTGCCCGAGATGGGCCGGCCGCGCCAGGTGACGCAGCCGGCGCCGGCGTTCCTCGTGACCAGCATGATGCGCAGCGTGCTGAACGAAGGCACGGGCGCCAGCGCGCGCGCGGCGGGATTCGCACTGGATGCGGCCGGCAAGAGCGGCACGACCAACGACCTTCGCGACGCCTGGTTCATCGGCTTCACGCCGGAACTGCTGACGGTGGTGTGGGTGGGCCTCGATGACAACACACCCGTCGGACTCAGCGGTTCGCAGGCGGCCCTGCCCATCTGGACGGCGTTCATGAAGCGCGCGCTCGCCGGCCACCGTAACCAGCCGTTCGCCGTGCCGAGTGGCGTGACGTTCGCCGAGATCGACAAGGACACGGGCGGCCGCGCCGGGCCCTTCTGCGAGAAGGTCTTCAACGAGGCGTTCCTCGAAGGCACCGAGCCGAATGCGCTCTGCTACGTCCACATGGGCGTTCCCGGTGGCACGCTCACGAACATGCCGTCGCTGCCCCAGTTCCCTCCACCGCAGCAGATCGCCCTCCCGCCCGTCCCCGAGTAA